A stretch of DNA from Spirosoma endbachense:
GGTGCTGGCCTGCGTTATTTTGGTACGGGCGGATCTACACAATATCGGCAGGACCGGGTTACCGTTTATCTGCGGGCTGTGGCAACCAAAACCGGAAAAATTCTTAAAACGATTTACACATCCAAAACGATTCTGTCGCAGTCTGTAGACGGGGGCGTGTTCCGGTTCGTCAATTTTAAGCGATTGCTCGAAGCAGAAACGGGTTTTACTACGACCGAACCAGCACACTTAGCAGTTACAGAAGCCATCGAGAAAGCGGTTCATTCAATGGTTCTTGAAGGAATTCGCGACAGTTTATGGACCTCATCGCCCCGATCGGCTGCGCGAACCAAAAACATGGTGAACGCCTACGAGGAAGAACGATCCGAGATGGTTCAGACCGATGTATACGGCGCCCGTGAACAGATGGCCGTTCCAAGAATCATTGTCCAGCCCTACGGTTCAGCCTGGCGCTATCAGGGTGATTATTCCTCGCCACTCAATAAAATCGGCTATGGTGCTTCGCTGGAAGTCTATCTGACGCCCTATCTGGCTATTCAGGCAAATGCCTCGACGGGCACACTGGCAACCAAGCGTTTTCTGTCGATAGATGTCAACGAGTTTACGGGCAATATTTTATTTAGAGCCTTGCCTAATCAGCGATTCACACCGTTGTTTTATGCCGGTGCTGGCTATACGATCCGAAAACCGGGTATAATGCTGGAGCCAGCCAACCAGCGATATTTCACCCTTAGTGGAGGTGGAGGTCTCGAATACCGTTTGTCAGGAACATTGGGACTGCGCGGCACACTGGAATATCATCAACCTTTTACAGACGTGCTGGACGGCCTTGCGGCTGGTACCCGTAACGATTATTATGTTCGGGCCAATGCCGGGTTAGTTCTGGTTCTAGGCCATTTTGGTCGTCCCTGAAAACGATCAGCCTACAGTCAAGTCATCCATTGGTTTCATACCACACCATCCTTCAATCTTATCTATTTATGAATAACCTGGTTTTGCGTATACTGGTAGGGGTAGTTCTATTAACAACCTGGAGTTGTAATGAGGATTTGTTTATTGAGCCAAGTACCTATAGTTCCATCCGTGGGCAGGTCTTGTTTAGTAGTACCCGAAAACCAGCCGCTCACGTATTAGTCAGACTTAGCCCAACCAGCCGTAGTCTGGACACTGATTCGTTAGGCTATTTCCGGTTCGATAGCGTACTGACAGGCAAGTACACTTTACAGGCTATGTTAACGGGGTTTCTCAACGAATTTGCGGCTATTGAGGTTGGCGACCAGCAGTTGACCGCCGTAACCCTGTTGCTACGCGACGACAAGAGCCAGAACAAGCCGTCGACAACACCCACCGTCATTACTCCCAAGTCTGGCTCCGATACCCTTAAAACATCGTTAACATTACGCTGGAAGGCCACGGATCCCGATAAGGACTCGCTTACGTATGATGTTATGGTATTTCAGGATGGGGTGGCTGAGCCCGTGTTGCAATCACTGGATCAGAAAGCGGATTCGCTTCAGGTGAAAAACCTGGCTTATAACGCAGTTTATTACTGGCAGGTGACGGTTAAAGATGGTTTTAATGCTGTAAAGGGCGATATTTCTACGTTTCGAACCAGGCCTTTTCCAGAGTTCCCGTATGTTTATGTGAAGCCAGTAAATGGACGGTTACAGCTTTTCACCTCTACGGGTACAGGAGAAGAGATTCAATTGACCACACAAGGCAGTAACTGGCGACCAGTCGCTAGCCCTAACAAGCGGGAGATAGCCTTCATCTCGAACATGAAAACGGATCTGCATCTGTTTATCATGAACAGAGACGGAAGTAATTTACGCCAGATTACCAGTATTCCATTGGCTGGTATTATACCGACAGATCTGTCATTTTGCTGGTCACCGGATGGTACTCAGTTACTCTATCCGAGCAATAACAAACTGTATGCGATCCAAACGAATGGCACCGGCCTTCGCATCGTTTCGAAATTAGCGTCGGGTCAATTTTTTTCAGGCTGTGATT
This window harbors:
- a CDS encoding CsgG/HfaB family protein; the encoded protein is MFTNLLKWAAYGLAPVACCWLLSGCSAYMHQPKGIRPARLGEETPVTGSLRTLPEPNEKIYAAVYKFRDLTGQYKLTETGSNFSTAVTQGATNILMKALEESNWFVPVERENVSNLLNERKIIRSSMAQFKNEDNSLPPLLFAGLIMEGGVVSYDANTITGGAGLRYFGTGGSTQYRQDRVTVYLRAVATKTGKILKTIYTSKTILSQSVDGGVFRFVNFKRLLEAETGFTTTEPAHLAVTEAIEKAVHSMVLEGIRDSLWTSSPRSAARTKNMVNAYEEERSEMVQTDVYGAREQMAVPRIIVQPYGSAWRYQGDYSSPLNKIGYGASLEVYLTPYLAIQANASTGTLATKRFLSIDVNEFTGNILFRALPNQRFTPLFYAGAGYTIRKPGIMLEPANQRYFTLSGGGGLEYRLSGTLGLRGTLEYHQPFTDVLDGLAAGTRNDYYVRANAGLVLVLGHFGRP
- a CDS encoding carboxypeptidase-like regulatory domain-containing protein, with amino-acid sequence MNNLVLRILVGVVLLTTWSCNEDLFIEPSTYSSIRGQVLFSSTRKPAAHVLVRLSPTSRSLDTDSLGYFRFDSVLTGKYTLQAMLTGFLNEFAAIEVGDQQLTAVTLLLRDDKSQNKPSTTPTVITPKSGSDTLKTSLTLRWKATDPDKDSLTYDVMVFQDGVAEPVLQSLDQKADSLQVKNLAYNAVYYWQVTVKDGFNAVKGDISTFRTRPFPEFPYVYVKPVNGRLQLFTSTGTGEEIQLTTQGSNWRPVASPNKREIAFISNMKTDLHLFIMNRDGSNLRQITSIPLAGIIPTDLSFCWSPDGTQLLYPSNNKLYAIQTNGTGLRIVSKLASGQFFSGCDWAEQGNLIVARSSSSDVYDNNLVLISSKVDSVTLLIAPKGRISNPVFSIDGKQLLYSYDISQFQNEQGRQLNAHIQLLTLQTGVITDLSGSGKPAGTNDIDPRFSLNGAKIIFTNVDNANENQRGAYVMDLSGISRNLVVNQAQMACWRQ